One window of the Dryobates pubescens isolate bDryPub1 chromosome 13, bDryPub1.pri, whole genome shotgun sequence genome contains the following:
- the LOC128897661 gene encoding uncharacterized protein LOC128897661 — protein sequence MGRPRKETSGTSSPRPATAASKTTPAAPPPSASATRAKAMAVGSRSKSTPAAGVPSQGQGAKTGSSQPRSSTPAAGVTSSSQGRGTKPDSSQPRPAASRGARGDARDQHKATAGSCSATHKKSPDAIGATSLARLDPRPQKKQPGTDWSRSCERFLPPLESQDIAQVEKETRGQRSNPKWYEWRENRITASVAPRIANSKFANGKTDEVPKSYLKAVVSSSPGIQTPAMSWGLRNEKAAVQAYEQLKSQAVGKPVQVEDCGLFINQEKKWIAASPDGIIKEAATGKALGLLEVKCPYKHRNRTVQEACKDKDFCLKVDGDSYALKKDHPYFTQVQCQLASAGFQQADFVVHTNKETAVVPVEFDADFWGQTVPKLEKFYTEAVIPHLEEKAGGSVCSKEE from the coding sequence ATGGGGAGACCCAGGAAGGAGACCAGTGGCACATCATCCCCTCGGCCAGCTACAGCTGCCTCTAAAACCACCCCTGCTGCACCACCACCTTCTGCCTCAGCCACCCGGGCCAAGgccatggctgtgggcagccgaTCCAAGAGCACTCCAgctgctggagtccccagccaggggcagggtgccAAAACAGGATCCTCTCAGCCTAGATCTAGCACTCCAGCTGCTGGGGTCACCAGCTCTAGCCAGGGGAGGGGTACAAAGCCAGATTCCTCACAGCCTAGACCTGCAGCATCCCGCGGAGCCCGAGGAGATGCCAGAGACCAGCACAAAGCAACTGCTGGCAGTTGCTCTGCAACCCATAAGAAGTCACCTGATGCCATAGGAGCCACCAGTTTGGCCAGACTTGACCCACGTCCACAGAAGAAGCAGCCTGGGACTGACTGGAGCAGGTCCTGTGAGCGGTTCCTGCCCCCGCTGGAAAGCCAGGACATCGCACAGGTGGAGAAGGAGACCCGGGGCCAGCGGAGCAACCCCAAGTGGTACGAGTGGCGGGAGAACCGCATCACTGCCTCGGTGGCCCCCAGGATTGCCAACAGCAAGTTTGCCAATGGCAAGACAGATGAGGTCCCCAAGTCCTACCTGAAAGCAGTGGTGAGCTCCAGCCCCGGGATACAGACACCAGCCATGTCCTGGGGGCTCCGCAACGAGAAGGCAGCCGTACAGGCCTATGAGCAGCTGAAGTCACAGGCAGTGGGCAAGCCAGTACAGGTGGAGGACTGTGGCCTCTTCATTAACCAAGAGAAGAAGTGGATTGCTGCCAGCCCAGATGGCATCatcaaggaggcagccacagggaaggccctggggctgctggaggtgaaGTGTCCCTACAAGCACAGGAACAGGACCGTGCAGGAGGCCTGCAAGGACAAGGACTTCTGCCTTAAGGTAGATGGGGACTCCTATGCCCTGAAGAAAGATCATCCCTACTTCACCCAGGTCCAGTGCCAGCTagcttctgctggcttccagCAGGCTGACTTTGTGGTGCACACCAACAAGGAGACAGCTGTGGTCCCTGTGGAGTTCGATGCTGATTTCTGGGGGCAGACAGTGCCCAAGTTAGAGAAGTTTTACACTGAGGCAGTGATTCCCCACCTAGAGGAAAAGGCAGGTGGCTCTGTCTGCAGCAAGGAGGAGTAG